From ANME-2 cluster archaeon, one genomic window encodes:
- a CDS encoding molybdopterin molybdotransferase MoeA translates to MDKLFRSRVDLDTARKTFFDTIQPIKSIESIPIENAQSRVLASEVIADCDVPHYRRAAMDGYAVNAADTLGASTSSPIVFTLTEKDVTPDTCQRVHTGSAMPPGADAVVMLEDTRSLDGVVEVMAQVHPEKHVGGIGEDVAAGERLFSTGHQLRPWDLAVLASTGIVDVEVFHRPLVAIIPTGEEVVERGASLEPGQVWETNSLMTASFVNKMGGIPRISKIVTDNPQLIEQSIVAGSDADMIIISGGTSVGERDHVPAAVETLGELLVHGVAISPGKPTALGVVDNKPVLCMPGYPVAGLIALLVFGKEAIRILGHFPNRPPTVIRLPLMEKITSRQGYHTFVRVQIRQDEVEPLMVSGAGILSSVARADGYVVVPPNIEGYGAGTVVDVFLF, encoded by the coding sequence ATGGATAAATTATTCAGGTCACGTGTGGATTTGGACACTGCAAGAAAGACATTTTTCGATACAATTCAGCCGATAAAAAGTATTGAGAGCATTCCCATCGAAAATGCACAAAGCAGGGTGCTTGCTTCTGAAGTGATTGCCGACTGTGACGTGCCCCATTACAGGCGTGCTGCCATGGACGGGTATGCAGTGAACGCTGCCGATACACTTGGTGCATCTACATCATCACCGATCGTCTTTACACTGACAGAAAAAGATGTTACTCCTGACACCTGCCAGCGGGTGCATACCGGTTCGGCCATGCCCCCTGGTGCTGATGCGGTTGTGATGCTGGAGGATACCAGGTCTTTGGATGGTGTTGTAGAGGTTATGGCACAGGTACACCCGGAAAAACATGTGGGCGGAATAGGTGAAGATGTGGCTGCCGGTGAGCGACTTTTCAGTACAGGACACCAGCTGCGTCCCTGGGACCTGGCAGTACTGGCATCAACCGGTATCGTGGATGTAGAGGTATTCCACAGGCCATTGGTTGCGATTATACCGACCGGTGAAGAAGTTGTGGAAAGAGGGGCATCCCTGGAGCCCGGACAGGTATGGGAGACCAACAGCCTGATGACTGCCTCATTTGTCAACAAAATGGGCGGTATCCCCAGGATCAGCAAGATAGTCACCGATAACCCACAACTCATAGAGCAGTCCATAGTGGCAGGGTCAGATGCCGATATGATAATCATCAGCGGCGGCACATCAGTGGGTGAGCGTGACCATGTGCCTGCTGCTGTAGAAACCTTAGGTGAACTGCTGGTACACGGCGTGGCCATAAGCCCTGGCAAACCAACAGCCCTGGGAGTTGTGGATAATAAGCCAGTGCTTTGTATGCCAGGTTATCCTGTTGCAGGTCTTATTGCACTTTTAGTTTTCGGGAAGGAGGCTATCAGGATACTCGGACATTTTCCAAATCGTCCACCTACAGTGATACGGTTACCTCTTATGGAAAAGATCACATCCCGCCAGGGATATCACACTTTTGTGCGCGTACAAATAAGGCAGGACGAGGTTGAACCATTAATGGTATCGGGTGCCGGGATACTGAGCTCAGTTGCCAGGGCCGATGGATATGTGGTGGTGCCGCCCAATATCGAAGGATACGGAGCAGGCACTGTAGTTGATGTTTTCTTATTCTAA
- a CDS encoding MoaD/ThiS family protein, with the protein MAKVTIKLFANLREQVGKAKIEADGSDLREVIDILIGKYDGLGELIIKNGEIHPFIHVMVNGISVKDKDGLDTVLNDGDEITLFPPVSGG; encoded by the coding sequence ATGGCTAAAGTCACAATAAAATTATTCGCAAACCTCAGGGAACAGGTCGGAAAAGCAAAGATCGAAGCCGACGGCAGTGATCTTCGTGAAGTAATAGATATTCTTATAGGTAAATATGACGGCCTCGGAGAACTGATCATCAAAAACGGCGAGATACACCCGTTCATCCATGTTATGGTCAACGGTATCAGTGTTAAGGACAAGGACGGCCTGGACACTGTACTCAATGATGGCGACGAGATCACCTTATTCCCGCCCGTATCTGGCGGTTGA